The sequence below is a genomic window from Brettanomyces bruxellensis chromosome 9, complete sequence.
GAGCACTGCTTTTTCCGACACTAGTTTTGATGAGGCTCATGGTATTAGGAAAGTGAGCTTTCTGAATAATATCCAAAATGCCATTTCAATTGCCATCATCTTACTGGAGAGATTAATAACTGGCATTACGTTTGTGCTTCCAAAATCCATAATTTCTGCTTGTACTAGGACTGTTAGACTTCTTTTAAACTTTGAGAAAACCAACAACGATGCCTATGATAAGCTTATATCTCAGCAGGATAGTGCATTGACAAATGATGCGTTTTTACAGAGGATTGAACAGTTAAGAACAGCATGTTCCTTTGAAGAACTTTGTGAGATTAATGGATTTGTATCCGAGAGCCACCTTGTGCAAACAAAGGACGGGTATGGATTAACTATTCATAGATTGAACCCAGAAACAAATGGATTTAAGTCAAATGGCAAGGCTGTTTTCTTGCAGCATGGTTTATTAATGAATAGTGAGATATGGTGCGTCAGAATAAGAAAGGATGATAACATACCTTTTAGATTGTGTGAACTAGGATATGATGTTTTCCTTGGCAATAATAGGGGAAACAAGTACTCTTCGTATTGTAAGGATGCGGATATTCACGACAAGAAATTCTGGAATTTTTCTATTGACGAACTTGCGCTATATGATATACCTGCATCCATAGACTACGTTTTAAAACTTAAGAGTATTAGCAAACTTACATATATCGGATTTAGCCAGGGATGTTCTCAATTTCTTGCTTCAGTTTCGGTGAATCGTGATTTAAATGAAAAGATCGATAAACTTATTTTACTTGCCCCTGCAACAACTCCAAAGAAACTGTCAAACTGGCTTATCAATTCGATTGTGAACTTACAGCCTAAggtgttcttctttttgttcggAAAGAAGATTTTAATGCAGtccattttattttggttAAAAATTGTCTATCCGCCGTTATTCATTAAACTCATCGACATTCCAAACCGTATTTTATTTGGCTGGCATTCAAACAATATGGATATTCTGCAGAAGTTTGTTGCATACTTTCACCTATACTCGACAACATCTGTTAAGTGTGTCGTTCATTGGTTTCAGATAATTAGATCAACGAAATTTCAAATGTACCAGGAGTCTCTGCTTTTCCcatcttttgaatatcCTATCAGAGCAGCAAtgaaaattccaaaagttCTTCTAGTTTATGGAATGGCAGACTCTCTTGTTGATATTGACGTAAtacttcatcaacttccAGAATATGACTCTGCGGATGTTGAATATTTAGACAGTGATGATACTAGTAGTAATGATGAGAAATATGAGATTAAATTGCAGGATGACCTCAGCGGAAAAGAGGGCCTTGAGTCTTCCGGTGATCAAGTTGATATAACCGAGGATAACATTAAAGTGAATGAAGCAGAATCAAGAATGCTTGACTCTGCAGATATGGGGCACAAATCAATACACATAGTAGGCGTGAAAAATCATGAACATTTAGATTTGATTTGGGGTAACAAGgtagaaaacaaaattattCAAAGGGTGGTGAACTTTGTCGTCAATTAGATAGGATAATAAAGTTCGGTACGTTTTTTTCTAGgataaatttttattaGGAATACATGCAATGCTATGATTTTTGTATAATAAATTTAAGATCTTCTGCTACCGCGTACACGGCGAGAGATTCCAGCTCTTCGTCCAAATGTAGGACTGACTTCATC
It includes:
- a CDS encoding uncharacterized protein (MEROPS:MER0210302), which gives rise to MIQRRTSSARSVSTAFSDTSFDEAHGIRKVSFLNNIQNAISIAIILLERLITGITFVLPKSIISACTRTVRLLLNFEKTNNDAYDKLISQQDSALTNDAFLQRIEQLRTACSFEELCEINGFVSESHLVQTKDGYGLTIHRLNPETNGFKSNGKAVFLQHGLLMNSEIWCVRIRKDDNIPFRLCELGYDVFLGNNRGNKYSSYCKDADIHDKKFWNFSIDELALYDIPASIDYVLKLKSISKLTYIGFSQGCSQFLASVSVNRDLNEKIDKLILLAPATTPKKLSNWLINSIVNLQPKVFFFLFGKKILMQSILFWLKIVYPPLFIKLIDIPNRILFGWHSNNMDILQKFVAYFHLYSTTSVKCVVHWFQIIRSTKFQMYQESLLFPSFEYPIRAAMKIPKVLLVYGMADSLVDIDVILHQLPEYDSADVEYLDSDDTSSNDEKYEIKLQDDLSGKEGLESSGDQVDITEDNIKVNEAESRMLDSADMGHKSIHIVGVKNHEHLDLIWGNKVENKIIQRVVNFVVN